Genomic window (Microbacterium oxydans):
TCTCGTCGCGGCCGGCGTATCGCGGCCGCGGATGGTCTTCCACTACGGCTTCAAGAACGCTCTGGTCCCGATCCTCGCCTCCACCGGGATCACGGTGAGCATCATGCTCGGTGCGAGCTTCGCGATCGAGAAGGTGTTCGCCTTCCCCGGTATCGGCTCGCTCATCATCCGCAGCGTCACGGCCAAGGACTTCGCCGTCATCCAGGGCGGAGTGCTCCTCGTGGCCACGATGGTGATCGTCGTCAACCTCCTTCTCGACATCAGCTACGGGCTGATCGACCCGAAATCGCGACCGCAATGAGTGACACCCGCACCTCCACCATCCAGGCCTCGCCTCGACCGAAGAAGCATGCGACCACCGTCGGACGCGTGCTGGGCAGGCTGCGTCGTCAGCCGGGCACGATCGTCGCCGCGGCCTTCATCCTGCTGCTCGTCGTCGTGGCCGTCGCCGCGCCGCTCCTCGCTCCGTTCGACCCGAACCAGGCGCACTTCGACCACGTCCTGCAGGCGCCGGACTCGCAGTTCCTGCTCGGCACGGACGACCTCGGGCAGGACCAGCTGAGCCGCCTCATCTACGGGGCGCGCATCGTGCTCCTCGTCGCCCTCGGCGCCGTGCTCATCGCGATCGCGATCGGGGTCCCCCTCGGGCTGGTGTTCGGCTTCAACGGCGGCTGGTGGGACCGCATCGGCATGCGCTTCGTCGACATGGGGCAGTCGCTGCCCGGCATGCTCATCGGCATCACGGTCATCACCATCCTGGGGCGGAACATGTTCATCCTCATGCTGGCGATCGGCATCATCTTCTCGATGGCCTTCGCCCGCATGACCCGTGCGACGGTGCTCTCCGAACGGAAGAAGCTCTACGTCGAGGCGGCAGAGGTCACCGGGCTCCGTCGGGGGCAGATCATCTTCGGTCAGGTGCTGCCGAACCTCGTGGGCGGCATCATCACCCAGGCAGCGGTGTTCCTCGGATCGGCGATCATGATCGAATCGGCGATGAGCTTCCTCGGCATCGGCCTCGACCGGACGACTCCCACCTGGGGTGCGATGCTCAGCTTCGCCGTCGAGAAGCAGAACGTGGCGCCCTACCTCACGTGGGCGCCCGGCATCGCGATCGTGCTCACCGTGCTCGCCTTCAGCGTGTTCGGCGATGGGCTCAACGATGCACTCATCGGCGAGCGTCGCCGGCTGCCGCGGCTCGGCCTCCGCAGCGGCCCCGCGGCCGAGGAGACGCCCGTGCAGACCGCCCGACGCGCCTCGGGGGGTGAGGCATCCGTCCCGGCCTCCGCTCCGGCACCGGACCCGGCTCCCGACGCGATCCTGCACACCCGCGGCGTGACCGTGTCCCTCGCCCGACCCGACGGTGAGCAGGTGGAGATCGTCAAGCGCGTCTGCCTCGACGTGGCGAAGGGGGAGATCGTCGGACTCCTGGGCGAATCGGGTTCCGGCAAGTCGACGTTCGCCCGTGCCGTGCTGGGCATGCTCCCCGCCGGTACCTGGCTGTCGGGCGGGTCGATCCGTATCGCGGGGGCCGAGATCGCGGGCCGCCCCGAGCGCGAGCTCCGGGGCATCCGCGGGTCCGTGGTCGGCGCGGTGTTCCAGGATCCGGCGACCGCGCTCTCGCCCGTGCACACGGTCGGCGCGCAGCTCGTCGAACCCCTCCGCATCCACCAGGGGATGAACCGGGCGCAGGCGCGGGCGCGGGCCGTCGAGCTGCTGGAGCGGGTGGGTGTGCAGCGTGCCGCCTCCCGCCTCGACGACTACCCGCACCAGTTCTCGGGAGGCATGGCGCAGCGCGTCGCCATCGCGATGGCGCTCGCCGCCGACCCGGAGCTCCTGATCGCGGATGAGGCGACCAGCGCGCTCGACGTGACCACGCAGAGCCAGGTGCTCGACCTCATCCTCGACCTGCGGGCGGAGTACGGGATGGGAGTGCTGATGATCACGCACAGCCTCGGCGTGGTCGCCGAGACCTGCGACCGGGCGGCGGTCATGTACCGCGGACGGATCGTGGAGGATGCCCCGGTCGGACAGCTGTTCGACGCTCCGGGTCACCGGTACACGCAGGCCCTCCTGGCCGCGAACCCCATGAAGGCGGCCGGCTCCGCACGGCTCTCGGTCATCGACGGGTCGCTCCGGGCGGAGATCGACGCCGACATCGACGACCTCGATCGACAGGATGCCGTCGCTGCGGGAGGTGTGCGATGAACGCGCTGCTCGAGGTGCGCGACCTCTCGGTCGGGTACGAGGTCGCGGGCGGGATCCTCGGCCGGCGCCGCATCGTCCCCGCGGTGGAAGGCGTCAGCTTCGACATCCGGCCCGGTGAGACGCTCGCCTTCGTCGGAGAGTCGGGCTCGGGCAAGAGCACCACGGGGCGGGCGATCCTGCGGCTGGTGCCCACGCTGTCCGGGAGCATCCGGTTCGATGGGCAGGATCTCGCCGAGTGGGGCACGCGCACTCCGCTGTCGTACCGGCGACAGGTCCAGGCCGTGTTCCAGGACCCGAGCGCCTCCCTGAACCCGCGCCAGCTGGTGTCGCAGGCGCTGGACATCGCGCTCGCCCGGCACGGCATGGGGGATCGGATGGCCCGTCGGCGGCGGATGTCGGAAGCCATCGAGATGGTGGGTCTCACGACCGCGCACCTCGACCGCTTCCCCAGCGAGCTCTCCGGAGGACAGCAGCAGCGGGCCGCGATCGCGCGCGCCCTCGTGCTCGAGCCGCGTCTGGTGGTGTGCGACGAGGCGGTGAGCGCGCTCGACCTCTCCACCCAGGGGCAGATCATCAACCTGCTGGCCGACCTGCAGCAGCAGACCGGCGTGAGCTACCTCTTCATCGCGCACGACCTCGCCCTGGTCCGCCACATCGCCCACCGGGTCGGCGTGATGAGCAGCGGACGTCTCGTGGAGCTCGCCGACACCGATCGGCTGTTCGACGCCCCGCAGGACCCCTATACGCGCCGTCTGCTCGAAGCGACTCCCGCGTCCCACCCCGCAGGGCGCGAGGAGCGGCGAGCCGTGCGCCTCGCCGATCGCGCGCTCGCCGCCGAGGGGGCGTCACGATGACCCGCCGTGCCCTCGATACACTCGTGACGACGCGGGCGACCCCCGAACCCGCGGACGCTGCGCGGGAGGATCACCGTGGACCGACTGGTCGTGATGAGGACCTTCGCCGCCGTCGCGCGCGCAGCCACCTTCAGCGGAGCCGCGGTGGATCTCGGCATCTCGCCCTCGATGGTGTCCCGTCACGTGGCCGACCTCGAAGAGCAGGTCGGTGTGCGGCTGGTGAATCGCACCCCGCGGTCGGTCTCGCTGACGGCCGCCGGGCTGAAGTACGCGGAGTTCGCGGAGCGCATCCTGCAGGAGATCGACGACACCGACGCGCAGATGAACGACACGCAGGACTCCGCCGAGGGCCATCTCTCGGTGATCAGTCCGAAGTGGATCGGCCTGATGGATCTGGGCACGGCGGTCGGGGCGTTCGTCGAAGCGCACCCGAAGATGCGGGTGCGGCTGGAGCTGGGCGGGATCTCGGATCGGCTGTACGACTTCCTGGACCGCGGCTTCGACGTGGCCTTCCATGCCCGCGATCCCCGCGACTCGCGGGTGCGGGTACGACGGATCTCGGAGCTCCCGTTCGTGCTCGCCGCGTCGGCGGCGTATCTGGAGCAGCATGGGACGCCGCGCACGGTCGCCGACCTGGCGGACCACGAGCTGATCAGTCACACCAGCGATCCGGCGTGGCGGCTCGGCGAGGGGAGCGACCTCCTGCACTACAAGGTGCAGGACCCCGTCGTCTCGACGAACGCCTACCTGATCATCGAGCAGCTGATCGAGTCCGGTCGCGGCATCGGGATCATCCCGCGGCGCTCGGCCCGACGAGCGCTCGAGACCGGCGTCGTCGTCGAGGTGCTCCCGGAGTTCCCGGTGCAGTCACGGTCGCTGTACGCGGTGCACGGTCCCGGAGGGCAGACGCCGGAGCGGGTGAAGGTCTTCCTCGACTTCATGAGCGACTGGTTCCGCCGCACGCGCGTCGACTGAGCCCCTCCCCGTGGCGATGCGCGATCGCCCACGACTCTCGACCCGTCGCCCGCGTCGGCGATGACGTCGTCCCCAGGATGCCGGTGGCGCCGGCATCCTCTTCCGGCCTGCCCTGCGCCCGGTCGACCCCCGCTCTCCTCACCGAGCTGCTCGGTGAGCAGGAACCCCAGAGATAAGAGGAATCATGTCCGACATCGCGATCATCGGCGCGGGCCCCGGCGGGCTCGTCACCGCGCTTCGCCTGCATCAGCAGGGCATCCGCCCCACCGTCTACGAGTCCGTCCCCGAGCTCAAGCCGCTCGGCGTCGGCGTCGACATCAAGACGGTCGGCACGAAGGAGCTCGACGAGCTGGGGCTGCTCGAGCAGTTCCGGGCCATCTCCGTCGACGCCGAGGACTCGATCTTCTACAACCACTTCGGCCAGGAGATCTACGCCGAGAAGTGCGGCGTGCACATGGGGTACCTCCACGAGCAGCGCTTCGTGCACCGCGGCATCCTGCAGATGCTCCTGTTCCGCACGGTGATCGAGCGGCTCGGCGAGGATGCCGTCGTGCTCGGCGCGCGGGTCGTGCGGTACTCGCAGGATGCCGAGGGCGTCACGCTCGACGTCGAGCACCGCGACGGACGCGCGGAGCAGGTGCGTCATGCGGCGGTCATCGCGGCCGACGGGATCAAGTCGGCCGTGCGCCGGCAGATGCACCCGAACCTCGCGGAACCCGAGTTCTCCGGCATCACGATGTGGCGGGGCACCACCCTGCGAGAGCCGTTCCGCGGCGGTCACACGATCCTGCACCTGGGCGACCCCCGCATCTCCACCATGGTCGTGTATCCGATCGCCGAGAACTTCGAGGGCAGCGGACTCGACCTCATCAACTGGGTCGTCGAGACCAACGGCGAGGAGACCATCGAGGACTGGAACCAGGTGGCGGACCCCGAGCAGATCATCCCCGCCTTCGACACCCTGACCCTGCCGTTCCTCGACGTCCAGCAGCTGATCCGCGATGCCCGGGAGGTGTACCTGTTCCCGCTGATCCGGCACTTCCCGCTCGACAGCTGGGTGGACGGACGGGTCGTGCTGCTCGGAGACGCGGCGCACGCCATGTATCCGCGCGGGGGCAACGGGATCACGCAGGCGATGCTCGACGCCAGGGTGCTGACCGAGAAGCTCGCCGCGCACACGGATCCGGCGGAGGCGTTCGCGGCCTATGACGGCGTCCGCCGGGAGGTCGTCAACCGCATCGCCGACAACATGCGCGGGGAGGGATACGAGGTGATCCGTCGCATGGTCGCCGAGCGCACGGACGGCAAGCCGTTCGACGACATCGAGGACGTCCTCCCGCTTGCCGAGGCGGATGGGATCTTCAGCCGGTATCACGCGCTGGTCGGAGCGCCGCGGCCCGGACACGAGGTCGGAGAGGCGACCGGATTCCGCACCTGGCTCGTCTCGGGTGAGGAGGTCCCGTCGTGAGCACGACCGAGGAAGTGGACCTCGGCGTCCGCGCGGAGATCCTCGCCGTCGAGGCACGTCGCCAGCAGGCGCTGATCGAGGGCGATCTGGAGACCCTGGACGAGCTCTTCGACGAGGAGCTCGTGCACATCCATGCCCCGGGGCTGACCCACACCAAGGCACAGCTGCTCGAACACGTCGGCACCCGCCGGGCCTACCTCGACATGTCGCGGGGCGAGCTCTCCATCCGGACGGTCGGCGACGTCGTCATCATGACCGGACCGATCACGAACCGGCTGCGGAACCCGGACGGCTCGGAGCGCACCCTCAGCGGCGTCGCGACCCAGGTGCTCCGGCGTGGTGCCGACGGCGCCTGGCGCTTCGTGAGCTTCCAGATGACGCCGATGGGCGAGCAGGTCTGGGGTGCGCTGCCCAGTGAAGTCGCGCCCGACGGGGAGGAGCAGGCATGAGGCTCGCCCGTTTCCGCATCGGCGACTCCCAGCCGCGGTTCGGCAGGGTCGACGGCGACGCGATCGTCGACCTCACCGAGGAATTCGGGCCCTCGCTGCGGGCCGTGCTTCCGACGCTCCGGGAACGCGGAGCCGAGATCCGCGCCGCCCACGGACCACGGCATCCGCTGACCGACGTCACACTGCTGGCGCCGATCGACGACCCGCAGAAGTATCTCGGCATCGGCATGAACTACGCGCAGCATGCGGAGGAGGCGCGCGCCGCCGGCATCCCGATCCCGACCAGCCAGCTCTGGTTCAACAAGCAGGTGTCGTGCCTGAACGACCCTTTCGGCGACATCGTGAAGCCCGCCGTGTCGGACGAGCTCGACTACGAGATCGAACTCGGCGTGGTGATCGGCGTCAGAGCGAAGGACGTCGCGGTGGAGGATGCCCGCTCGGTCATCGCCGGATACGTCGTCGCGAACGACGTGTCGGTGCGGGACTGGCTGCAGAAGCTGTC
Coding sequences:
- a CDS encoding ATP-binding cassette domain-containing protein — translated: MNALLEVRDLSVGYEVAGGILGRRRIVPAVEGVSFDIRPGETLAFVGESGSGKSTTGRAILRLVPTLSGSIRFDGQDLAEWGTRTPLSYRRQVQAVFQDPSASLNPRQLVSQALDIALARHGMGDRMARRRRMSEAIEMVGLTTAHLDRFPSELSGGQQQRAAIARALVLEPRLVVCDEAVSALDLSTQGQIINLLADLQQQTGVSYLFIAHDLALVRHIAHRVGVMSSGRLVELADTDRLFDAPQDPYTRRLLEATPASHPAGREERRAVRLADRALAAEGASR
- a CDS encoding LysR family transcriptional regulator, coding for MDRLVVMRTFAAVARAATFSGAAVDLGISPSMVSRHVADLEEQVGVRLVNRTPRSVSLTAAGLKYAEFAERILQEIDDTDAQMNDTQDSAEGHLSVISPKWIGLMDLGTAVGAFVEAHPKMRVRLELGGISDRLYDFLDRGFDVAFHARDPRDSRVRVRRISELPFVLAASAAYLEQHGTPRTVADLADHELISHTSDPAWRLGEGSDLLHYKVQDPVVSTNAYLIIEQLIESGRGIGIIPRRSARRALETGVVVEVLPEFPVQSRSLYAVHGPGGQTPERVKVFLDFMSDWFRRTRVD
- a CDS encoding dipeptide/oligopeptide/nickel ABC transporter permease/ATP-binding protein, which produces MSDTRTSTIQASPRPKKHATTVGRVLGRLRRQPGTIVAAAFILLLVVVAVAAPLLAPFDPNQAHFDHVLQAPDSQFLLGTDDLGQDQLSRLIYGARIVLLVALGAVLIAIAIGVPLGLVFGFNGGWWDRIGMRFVDMGQSLPGMLIGITVITILGRNMFILMLAIGIIFSMAFARMTRATVLSERKKLYVEAAEVTGLRRGQIIFGQVLPNLVGGIITQAAVFLGSAIMIESAMSFLGIGLDRTTPTWGAMLSFAVEKQNVAPYLTWAPGIAIVLTVLAFSVFGDGLNDALIGERRRLPRLGLRSGPAAEETPVQTARRASGGEASVPASAPAPDPAPDAILHTRGVTVSLARPDGEQVEIVKRVCLDVAKGEIVGLLGESGSGKSTFARAVLGMLPAGTWLSGGSIRIAGAEIAGRPERELRGIRGSVVGAVFQDPATALSPVHTVGAQLVEPLRIHQGMNRAQARARAVELLERVGVQRAASRLDDYPHQFSGGMAQRVAIAMALAADPELLIADEATSALDVTTQSQVLDLILDLRAEYGMGVLMITHSLGVVAETCDRAAVMYRGRIVEDAPVGQLFDAPGHRYTQALLAANPMKAAGSARLSVIDGSLRAEIDADIDDLDRQDAVAAGGVR
- a CDS encoding YybH family protein, producing the protein MSTTEEVDLGVRAEILAVEARRQQALIEGDLETLDELFDEELVHIHAPGLTHTKAQLLEHVGTRRAYLDMSRGELSIRTVGDVVIMTGPITNRLRNPDGSERTLSGVATQVLRRGADGAWRFVSFQMTPMGEQVWGALPSEVAPDGEEQA
- a CDS encoding FAD-dependent monooxygenase codes for the protein MSDIAIIGAGPGGLVTALRLHQQGIRPTVYESVPELKPLGVGVDIKTVGTKELDELGLLEQFRAISVDAEDSIFYNHFGQEIYAEKCGVHMGYLHEQRFVHRGILQMLLFRTVIERLGEDAVVLGARVVRYSQDAEGVTLDVEHRDGRAEQVRHAAVIAADGIKSAVRRQMHPNLAEPEFSGITMWRGTTLREPFRGGHTILHLGDPRISTMVVYPIAENFEGSGLDLINWVVETNGEETIEDWNQVADPEQIIPAFDTLTLPFLDVQQLIRDAREVYLFPLIRHFPLDSWVDGRVVLLGDAAHAMYPRGGNGITQAMLDARVLTEKLAAHTDPAEAFAAYDGVRREVVNRIADNMRGEGYEVIRRMVAERTDGKPFDDIEDVLPLAEADGIFSRYHALVGAPRPGHEVGEATGFRTWLVSGEEVPS
- a CDS encoding fumarylacetoacetate hydrolase family protein; this translates as MRLARFRIGDSQPRFGRVDGDAIVDLTEEFGPSLRAVLPTLRERGAEIRAAHGPRHPLTDVTLLAPIDDPQKYLGIGMNYAQHAEEARAAGIPIPTSQLWFNKQVSCLNDPFGDIVKPAVSDELDYEIELGVVIGVRAKDVAVEDARSVIAGYVVANDVSVRDWLQKLSPTFTLGKSFDTHGPIGPWLTTDDEIEDPLALRMTLSVNGEVRQDADTSDMIHDIYAQIAYLSQVMTLMPGDILATGTPSGIGAPTRNFLKAGDVVRAEIEGLGVIENTVVA